From a region of the Rhodovulum sp. P5 genome:
- a CDS encoding strawberry notch C-terminal domain-containing protein: MSATGATSVHNLAYAARLGLWGQGPEYPFPSREGFVSAMEAGGVAAMEVVARDLKTLGLYTARALSFDGVEYDVLEHALTPAQIEIYDAYATAFRTIHHNLEAALTATGVNDASGETNASAARASAKSRFESTKQRFFNHLLMGMKAPTIIRAIEDDLAAGNACVIQVVSTGESLLKRRLETMDAEEELVEGALTPRDYVLGYLEQAFPIHAQKLVEIDGNMVAEPLRDANGALVVSREALALRDAAMMELMTLAPIASALDQILWAFGDEAVAEVTGRSIRPLKAEDGHLFIEKRSASSNSSETQAFMDGEKDILIFSDAGGTGRSYHAAQTAKNQKRRRHYLLEPGWRADAAIQGLGRTHRSAQVSAPFFRVCTSDVHGEKRFTSTIAKRLDQLGALTKGQRETGSQGMFREEDNLESPIARAALRGYFADLAAGRAEAMSYESFTDWTALRLIDKDGVLLEELPPIQRFLNRVLALPIHMQNALFAEFMKRIADQTERARAAGTLDLGVETLRGERIEQVSTEDLWTCPKSGAVTRIIGLEVTDPVHVLSADDALSRNPDKLPMVNRASGRAALISARPMQMYDEDVVTLMRKAVRPNGSSYLEEARFGSSAWEEISKPEFARLWDAEAASLPKTTTTKLYLLTGLLLPIWKDIPTTNERIYRVTPDGATAMIGRTLSEEGAAALRSRFLVSNPQTPQEMMTVALGTTAPVDIGRGLTLTRRRVAGEMRLELGGADRGMIESLKALGCFTEIIAFQLRVFLPHGDGVDTVSILARIVGQGTPRAADQAA; this comes from the coding sequence ATCTCGGCCACGGGCGCCACGAGCGTCCACAACCTCGCCTATGCCGCACGACTGGGGCTCTGGGGGCAGGGCCCCGAATATCCCTTCCCGAGCCGCGAAGGTTTCGTCTCGGCAATGGAGGCAGGCGGCGTGGCCGCCATGGAGGTGGTCGCACGCGATCTCAAGACGCTCGGCCTCTACACGGCCCGTGCCCTCAGCTTTGATGGCGTGGAGTATGACGTGCTCGAACATGCGCTCACCCCGGCCCAGATCGAGATTTACGATGCTTATGCGACCGCGTTTCGCACCATTCACCACAATCTGGAAGCCGCACTGACTGCGACTGGCGTCAATGACGCCTCGGGGGAGACCAATGCGTCAGCCGCCCGGGCCTCGGCCAAGTCCCGCTTCGAAAGCACGAAGCAGCGCTTCTTCAACCATCTTCTGATGGGCATGAAGGCACCGACCATCATCCGCGCCATCGAGGATGACCTCGCGGCGGGCAACGCTTGCGTCATTCAGGTGGTTTCGACCGGCGAGAGCCTGCTGAAACGTCGGCTTGAGACGATGGACGCAGAAGAAGAGCTCGTCGAGGGTGCCTTGACACCGCGGGACTACGTCCTGGGCTATCTCGAACAAGCCTTTCCGATCCATGCGCAAAAGCTCGTGGAGATCGACGGCAATATGGTGGCCGAGCCCTTGCGGGATGCCAATGGCGCGCTGGTGGTCTCGCGCGAGGCGCTCGCCCTACGAGATGCGGCCATGATGGAGTTGATGACGCTGGCCCCGATCGCGTCGGCGCTGGATCAGATCCTCTGGGCCTTTGGCGACGAGGCTGTAGCAGAGGTCACGGGCCGGTCCATCCGGCCCCTCAAGGCTGAAGATGGCCATCTCTTCATCGAGAAACGCAGCGCCAGCAGCAATTCCTCCGAGACCCAGGCCTTTATGGATGGTGAAAAGGATATCCTGATCTTCTCCGATGCGGGCGGCACAGGGCGATCCTATCACGCGGCGCAGACGGCGAAGAACCAGAAACGGCGGCGGCACTACCTGCTGGAGCCCGGCTGGCGCGCCGATGCGGCCATCCAGGGGCTTGGTCGCACGCATCGCTCGGCTCAGGTCAGCGCGCCGTTCTTCCGGGTCTGCACCTCGGATGTGCATGGCGAGAAGCGCTTCACCTCAACTATAGCCAAACGCCTCGACCAGCTGGGTGCCTTGACGAAGGGCCAGCGCGAGACCGGCTCGCAAGGCATGTTCCGCGAGGAGGACAATCTCGAAAGTCCAATCGCGCGAGCGGCGCTGCGTGGGTATTTCGCCGATCTTGCCGCCGGGCGGGCCGAGGCGATGAGCTACGAGAGCTTCACCGACTGGACGGCCCTGCGGCTGATCGACAAGGACGGGGTGCTCCTTGAGGAGTTGCCGCCGATCCAGCGGTTTCTGAACCGGGTTCTGGCCCTGCCCATCCACATGCAGAACGCGCTTTTTGCCGAGTTCATGAAGCGGATCGCTGATCAGACCGAACGGGCGCGCGCGGCAGGCACGCTCGATCTCGGCGTGGAAACCCTGCGTGGCGAAAGGATCGAGCAGGTCTCCACAGAGGATCTCTGGACCTGCCCGAAATCCGGTGCCGTGACACGGATCATTGGACTTGAGGTTACCGACCCTGTCCACGTGCTGTCGGCGGATGACGCCCTGTCGCGCAACCCCGACAAGCTGCCGATGGTCAATCGCGCCTCCGGTCGCGCGGCGCTGATCTCGGCGCGGCCGATGCAGATGTATGACGAGGACGTCGTCACGCTGATGCGCAAGGCGGTGCGGCCAAACGGGTCGAGCTACCTGGAGGAGGCGCGGTTCGGGTCTTCTGCCTGGGAAGAGATCAGCAAGCCTGAGTTTGCGCGGCTTTGGGATGCCGAGGCTGCGTCCCTGCCAAAAACCACCACGACCAAGCTCTACCTGCTGACCGGGCTTCTGCTACCGATCTGGAAGGACATCCCGACCACCAATGAGCGCATCTATCGGGTCACGCCGGATGGGGCGACCGCCATGATCGGGCGCACGCTGAGCGAAGAAGGGGCGGCCGCGCTGCGCTCCCGCTTCCTCGTCTCCAACCCGCAAACACCGCAGGAGATGATGACCGTCGCTCTTGGCACTACAGCGCCTGTCGATATTGGCCGGGGTCTGACCCTGACCCGTCGCCGTGTCGCAGGCGAGATGCGCCTCGAGCTGGGCGGTGCGGATCGGGGTATGATCGAAAGCCTCAAAGCGCTTGGCTGTTTCACCGAGATCATCGCCTTCCAGTTGCGGGTGTTCCTCCCGCATGGGGACGGTGTCGACACGGTCAGCATTCTGGCACGGATCGTGGGGCAGGGAACCCCCAGAGCGGCGGACCAAGCCGCCTGA
- a CDS encoding DUF6878 family protein: MTNPQIDYAAMAAQWRAERETTLKASRAELIAQLRALGINEVTAEYEGYGDSGNVEDVTVQPAEVELPEALVTAVGDFAWSLAYHHHPGFENNEGGYGTLTWDIAADSITLDHADRYVECSHSYDEGL, from the coding sequence ATGACCAATCCCCAGATCGACTACGCCGCAATGGCGGCTCAGTGGCGCGCAGAGCGCGAAACCACCTTGAAGGCATCCCGAGCGGAGCTGATCGCGCAATTGCGCGCGCTTGGCATCAACGAGGTCACCGCCGAATACGAAGGCTATGGCGACTCTGGCAATGTCGAGGATGTGACGGTGCAGCCTGCAGAGGTCGAGCTGCCGGAGGCGCTTGTCACCGCCGTGGGCGATTTCGCCTGGTCGCTCGCTTATCACCATCATCCGGGGTTCGAGAACAACGAGGGCGGCTACGGCACGCTGACCTGGGACATTGCAGCAGACAGCATCACCCTCGATCACGCCGACCGCTATGTCGAATGCTCGCACAGCTATGACGAGGGGCTTTGA